The Georgenia sp. TF02-10 genome window below encodes:
- a CDS encoding NAD-dependent epimerase/dehydratase family protein — MRVAVIGASGNVGSAVLRALAAEPAVTSVLGVARRLPDRSAPPFDAADWLSLDLAAEDEADVVDRLATALAGADAVVHLAWAIQPNTERDYMRRLNVGGTRRVADAAVRAGVRHLVVASSWGVYSPVQDDVPRTEDAPREGIRSSHYSVDKAAQERVLDELEAEHPEITVTRMRTALIFQADAGAEIARYFLGPFVPLGLLRPGVLPVLPLPGHLRLQVVHADDAGRAYATVVAQRAGGAFNVAAADTLWPVDLARILDHGHIVPVPPALVRPLVHYAWRARLVAADAGWLDMGLGVPVMDTTRIRALGWRETRSAEDALRELLDGLRDRRGLASPVLRAKDRNFGGPVESAPARAGLGNGRGRGGAGAGGGAGGGGRHRSPALAAAVGPAHVPPHLDAGLLGLYLSDHLTGATAGLGRMTRMAEAYADTPMADDLAAMASQLREERDLLRELIHALGLRQRPYRQAAAQAGELVGRLKLNRRVLTRSPMTPLLEIEVMRGAVLGKLGVWQTLADHAEELGLPAETFVSLADRARDQAATLDLLHERSRRTAFRGGSGTD, encoded by the coding sequence ATGAGGGTCGCCGTCATCGGCGCCAGCGGCAACGTCGGCTCCGCGGTCCTGCGGGCGCTGGCCGCCGAGCCGGCGGTGACCTCGGTGCTCGGCGTCGCCCGGCGCCTGCCGGACCGGTCGGCCCCGCCGTTCGACGCCGCGGACTGGCTGAGCCTGGACCTGGCCGCGGAGGACGAGGCCGACGTCGTCGACCGGCTGGCCACCGCGCTCGCCGGGGCGGACGCCGTCGTCCACCTCGCCTGGGCGATCCAGCCGAACACCGAGCGGGACTACATGCGCCGGCTCAACGTCGGGGGCACCCGCCGGGTAGCCGACGCGGCCGTCCGGGCCGGGGTGCGGCACCTGGTGGTCGCCTCCTCCTGGGGGGTGTACTCCCCGGTGCAGGACGACGTCCCGCGCACCGAGGACGCGCCCCGGGAGGGCATCCGCTCCTCCCACTACAGCGTGGACAAGGCAGCCCAGGAGCGGGTGCTCGACGAGCTGGAGGCCGAGCACCCGGAGATCACCGTCACCCGGATGCGCACCGCGCTGATCTTCCAGGCCGACGCCGGCGCGGAGATCGCCAGGTACTTCCTCGGCCCGTTCGTGCCGCTCGGGCTGCTGCGCCCCGGCGTGCTGCCCGTGCTGCCGCTGCCGGGGCACCTACGGCTGCAGGTCGTCCACGCCGACGACGCCGGCCGGGCCTACGCCACCGTGGTCGCCCAGCGGGCCGGCGGGGCGTTCAACGTCGCCGCCGCGGACACCCTGTGGCCGGTGGACCTGGCCCGGATCCTCGACCACGGCCACATCGTGCCGGTCCCCCCGGCCCTCGTCCGCCCGCTGGTGCACTACGCCTGGCGGGCCCGGCTGGTGGCCGCCGACGCCGGCTGGCTGGACATGGGGCTGGGCGTGCCGGTGATGGACACCACCCGGATCCGCGCGCTCGGCTGGCGGGAGACCCGCTCCGCCGAGGACGCGCTGCGCGAGCTGCTGGACGGCCTGCGCGACCGCCGCGGGCTGGCCAGCCCGGTCCTGCGGGCGAAGGACCGGAACTTCGGCGGGCCGGTGGAGTCAGCGCCGGCGCGGGCCGGCCTCGGGAACGGGCGCGGCAGGGGCGGGGCCGGCGCCGGGGGCGGTGCCGGCGGCGGGGGACGGCACCGCTCGCCGGCCCTCGCGGCCGCCGTCGGGCCCGCGCACGTCCCGCCGCACCTCGACGCCGGGCTGCTCGGGCTGTACCTCTCCGACCACCTGACCGGCGCCACCGCCGGCCTCGGCCGGATGACCCGGATGGCCGAGGCGTACGCCGACACCCCGATGGCCGACGACCTCGCCGCCATGGCCAGCCAGCTCCGCGAGGAGCGGGACCTGCTGCGCGAGCTCATCCACGCCCTCGGCCTGCGGCAGCGGCCCTACCGGCAGGCGGCCGCGCAGGCCGGGGAGCTGGTGGGCCGGCTGAAGCTGAACCGACGGGTCCTCACCCGGTCCCCGATGACCCCGCTGCTGGAGATCGAGGTCATGCGCGGCGCGGTGCTGGGCAAGCTCGGCGTGTGGCAGACCCTCGCCGACCACGCCGAGGAGCTGGGCCTGCCCGCGGAGACGTTCGTGTCCCTGGCGGACCGGGCCCGGGACCAGGCGGCCACGCTGGACCTGCTGCACGAGCGGTCCCGCCGGACCGCCTTCCGGGGCGGCTCCGGCACGGACTGA
- a CDS encoding pyridoxamine 5'-phosphate oxidase family protein, with product MTDNDGAAKVSDLIKGIRVAMLTTTSTEGGLRSRPLATQDVDFDGDVYFIVERDSSAVADVTNHGAVNVAYVGDSTWVSLSGTARVLPDSPKLAELWNTFTDAWLHGGPDDPNNVLLHVQAESAEYWDAPGAKVVQLANLVRSKVTGKRVEGDSGTVSL from the coding sequence ATGACCGACAACGACGGCGCCGCGAAGGTGTCCGACCTGATCAAGGGCATCCGCGTCGCGATGCTCACCACCACGTCCACCGAGGGCGGGCTGCGCTCCCGGCCGCTGGCCACCCAGGACGTCGACTTCGACGGCGACGTCTACTTCATCGTCGAGCGCGACTCCAGCGCCGTCGCCGACGTCACGAACCACGGCGCCGTCAACGTCGCCTACGTCGGCGACAGCACCTGGGTCTCGCTCTCCGGCACCGCCCGCGTCCTGCCCGACTCGCCCAAGCTCGCCGAGCTGTGGAACACCTTCACCGACGCCTGGCTGCACGGCGGCCCGGACGACCCGAACAACGTGCTGCTGCACGTGCAGGCCGAGTCGGCGGAGTACTGGGACGCGCCCGGGGCCAAGGTCGTCCAGCTCGCCAACCTGGTGCGGTCCAAGGTCACCGGCAAGCGGGTGGAGGGCGACTCCGGCACCGTCTCGCTGTAG
- a CDS encoding pyrimidine dimer DNA glycosylase/endonuclease V codes for MRLWSLHPRYLDRQGLTACWREALLAQAVLAGRTRGYRQHSQLRRFRGQPDPLAAVGAYLGGVAAEAAARGYRFDTARILRPAVVAGGPEETGTQEPSLPLSGRLTPAAGGGPPMPGGVLPQAPAPASQGGLPVRVPPVPVTAGQVAHEWAHLMAKLAVRSPDLAAAHAAVHQPAVHPLFVVVPGPVEPWERSADG; via the coding sequence GTGCGGCTCTGGTCCCTGCACCCGCGCTACCTCGACCGGCAGGGCCTGACCGCCTGCTGGCGGGAGGCGCTCCTGGCGCAGGCGGTCCTGGCCGGGCGGACCCGCGGCTACCGCCAGCACAGTCAGCTCCGCCGGTTCCGCGGTCAGCCCGACCCGCTGGCCGCGGTGGGTGCGTACCTGGGCGGGGTCGCCGCCGAGGCCGCGGCCCGGGGGTACCGGTTCGACACCGCGCGCATCCTCCGGCCGGCAGTCGTGGCCGGTGGCCCGGAGGAGACGGGGACGCAGGAACCGTCCCTTCCCCTCAGCGGCCGACTGACGCCGGCGGCCGGGGGCGGTCCGCCGATGCCCGGGGGCGTCCTCCCGCAGGCGCCGGCACCGGCATCGCAGGGCGGCCTTCCAGTGCGCGTGCCGCCGGTACCGGTGACGGCCGGGCAGGTGGCGCACGAGTGGGCGCACCTGATGGCCAAGCTGGCGGTGCGCAGCCCCGACCTAGCCGCGGCGCATGCAGCGGTCCACCAGCCGGCGGTGCACCCGTTGTTCGTCGTCGTGCCCGGGCCGGTGGAGCCCTGGGAACGCAGTGCCGATGGTTAG
- a CDS encoding toxin-antitoxin system YwqK family antitoxin: MAIKARHESGPTDADGQRTGEWTEYFKDGTTVSGRGSYLAGKKHGEWTYYFADGSLSARGSLRHGELHGPWVWYRQGGGPMQEGSFVDGVQDGHWRRWFDTGSLMDEGDYALGKKRGEWTYYNPDGSVKKVSNHRG, encoded by the coding sequence ATGGCGATCAAGGCGCGGCACGAGTCCGGACCGACCGATGCCGACGGGCAGCGGACGGGGGAGTGGACCGAGTACTTCAAGGACGGCACCACCGTCTCGGGGCGGGGCAGCTACCTGGCGGGCAAGAAGCACGGCGAGTGGACGTACTACTTCGCCGACGGCTCGCTCAGCGCGCGCGGCTCGCTGCGGCACGGCGAGCTGCACGGTCCGTGGGTCTGGTACCGGCAGGGCGGCGGGCCGATGCAGGAGGGCTCCTTCGTCGACGGCGTCCAGGACGGCCACTGGCGGCGCTGGTTCGACACCGGGTCCCTGATGGACGAGGGCGACTACGCCCTCGGCAAGAAGCGCGGCGAGTGGACCTACTACAACCCGGACGGCTCGGTGAAGAAGGTCAGCAACCACCGCGGCTGA
- a CDS encoding Rv2578c family radical SAM protein, producing MRWEGRELGATDPSALLPLAGLVRSVRTPDFDGVTFHEVLCKSALNRVPGQSAMPFRWTINPTRGCLHRCTYCFARRTHEYLDLDAGKDFDTQIVVKTNVVDVLRKELARPSWGREHVALGTNSDPYMRAEGRYRLMPGIITALAESGTPFSILTKGPLLKRDLPLLVEAARSVPVSVAVSLALVDPELQQQVEPGTPTPKARLDLVRAVTDAGLECTVLAMPILPWLTDSESQLDALHAALAEAGAADVTTGPLHLRPGAREWFLAWLGREHPDLVPRYRRLYGSGSYVTKEYRQWLGERAARARRAHGFDRRRPARRLRPATAEPPAAAAPPAVTGPDQLTLF from the coding sequence GTGCGATGGGAAGGACGCGAGCTGGGGGCCACGGACCCCTCTGCCCTGCTGCCGCTCGCCGGCCTGGTCCGCAGCGTCCGGACGCCCGACTTCGACGGCGTCACTTTCCACGAGGTGCTCTGCAAGAGCGCCCTGAACCGGGTCCCCGGGCAGTCCGCGATGCCGTTCCGCTGGACCATCAACCCCACCCGTGGCTGCCTGCACCGGTGCACCTACTGCTTCGCCCGGCGCACCCACGAGTACCTCGACCTCGACGCCGGCAAGGACTTCGACACCCAGATCGTGGTCAAGACCAACGTGGTCGACGTCCTGCGCAAGGAGCTCGCCCGGCCGTCCTGGGGCCGGGAGCACGTCGCCCTCGGCACGAACTCCGACCCGTACATGCGGGCCGAGGGGCGCTACCGCCTCATGCCGGGGATCATCACCGCGCTGGCGGAGTCCGGCACGCCGTTCTCCATCCTGACCAAGGGGCCGCTGCTCAAGCGGGACCTGCCGCTGCTCGTCGAGGCAGCGCGCAGCGTGCCGGTCTCCGTGGCGGTCTCCCTCGCCCTGGTCGACCCCGAGCTCCAGCAGCAGGTCGAGCCGGGCACGCCTACGCCGAAGGCGCGCCTCGACCTCGTCCGGGCGGTCACCGACGCCGGCCTCGAGTGCACCGTCCTCGCCATGCCGATCCTGCCCTGGCTGACCGACTCCGAGAGCCAGCTCGACGCCCTGCACGCCGCGCTCGCCGAGGCCGGCGCCGCCGACGTCACGACCGGCCCGCTGCACCTGCGGCCGGGCGCGCGGGAGTGGTTCCTCGCCTGGCTCGGCCGCGAGCACCCCGACCTGGTCCCCCGCTACCGCCGCCTGTACGGCTCCGGCTCCTACGTGACCAAGGAGTACCGCCAGTGGCTCGGCGAGCGGGCCGCCCGGGCGCGCCGGGCGCACGGGTTCGACCGGCGGCGGCCGGCGCGCAGGCTGCGGCCGGCGACGGCGGAGCCGCCTGCCGCCGCGGCGCCGCCCGCCGTCACCGGGCCGGACCAGCTCACGCTGTTCTGA
- a CDS encoding VOC family protein, with protein MITTLRISQVYVLDQQEALDFYVGTLGLAVGDDQDLGYMRWLTVTTPDGRQILLERPGPPSMDERTAEQVRDMLTKGAAGGHLFFTCDDAQRTYEQLVQRGVDITDEPATRPYGVDFGLRDPFGNHIRVAELADTPWWQE; from the coding sequence ATGATCACCACGCTGCGCATCAGCCAGGTCTACGTGCTCGACCAGCAGGAGGCGCTGGACTTCTACGTCGGCACCCTCGGCCTGGCGGTCGGGGACGACCAGGACCTCGGCTACATGCGGTGGCTCACCGTCACCACGCCCGACGGGCGCCAGATCCTGCTGGAGCGCCCCGGTCCGCCGTCGATGGACGAGCGCACCGCCGAGCAGGTCCGCGACATGCTGACCAAGGGCGCCGCCGGCGGCCACCTCTTCTTCACCTGCGACGACGCCCAGCGCACCTACGAGCAGCTGGTGCAGCGCGGCGTCGACATCACCGACGAGCCGGCCACCCGGCCGTACGGCGTCGACTTCGGCCTGCGGGACCCGTTCGGCAACCACATCCGGGTCGCCGAGCTCGCCGACACCCCCTGGTGGCAGGAGTAG
- a CDS encoding helix-turn-helix domain-containing protein, producing the protein MSRESEQANRRLLRARDAMDRAYTEPLDIPALARIALVSEAHFIRTFRDTFGETPHRYLQRRRVERAMNLLRETDRTVTDICMSVGFTSLGTFSRTFRDVVGTSPSEFRATAAPAPVPTCFTKRWTRPSSFGEASSPAG; encoded by the coding sequence GTGAGCCGGGAGTCCGAGCAGGCCAACCGCCGGCTGCTGCGGGCCCGCGACGCCATGGACCGCGCCTACACCGAGCCGCTGGACATCCCCGCGCTCGCCCGCATCGCCCTGGTCTCGGAGGCGCACTTCATCCGCACCTTCCGGGACACCTTCGGCGAGACCCCGCACCGCTACCTCCAGCGGCGGCGGGTGGAGCGGGCGATGAACCTGCTGCGCGAGACCGACCGGACCGTGACCGACATCTGCATGAGCGTCGGGTTCACCAGCCTCGGCACGTTCAGCCGCACATTCCGGGACGTCGTCGGCACCTCCCCGAGCGAGTTCCGCGCGACGGCGGCCCCGGCGCCCGTGCCGACCTGCTTCACCAAGCGCTGGACCAGGCCGAGCAGTTTCGGAGAAGCCTCGTCACCCGCCGGGTGA
- a CDS encoding MMPL family transporter — MTHAAGPTAPRANRGRGVLRGLLLVAVLGLWLVVGYLGGTAQGTLSQVQENDQAAFLPASAESTLAAEAAREFEDGQSLPVLVVMTSRAGALTAEQVAAAQAFAEEVPGLPLPDGGDLEDALAGPVVAVPAEDGEAVLVPVALDAEVANEAVGPDEERLVNVTVDALRELAAGELADAGLEAWVTGPGGYVADLVEAFAGIDGILLLVALAVVLVILVVVYRSPVLPLTVLLTAVFALCLAALVVKPLAGGGVLALNGQSQGILSILVVGATTDYSLLLVARYREELGRHERPAAAMRAAWRASLEPVLASAGTVVAGLLCLLLSDLGSNASLGPVAAIGIVSSVLAALTLLPALLLAAGRRSRAVFWPRIPRLPRHAADPGEAPRRAGLWARVARFVSAHARPVWAVTAVVLLLGAAFVPTLRAEGTGESEVFLSDVEAVAGEEVLAEHFDAGQVQPVTVVVAEDRAEEVLVAVRALDGVAGAEVVVEGAGGAGAGIGGPPGGGQPGEQADGGQPGGGPDGGQTEPVVVDGRVLVEVTTDAGAETQEAVQAVRDVRAAVHDVDPDALVGGAAAERLDTQETAARDLRTIIPVVLAVIFVLLVLLLRAVVAPLILLLANVLSFAATMGLSAVVFNHVAGFPGADPTVPLYGFVFLVALGIDYSIFLMTRVREESLVHGTHDGVRRGLAVTGGVITSAGLVLAATFSALAVIPLLFLAQLAFIVAAGVLIDTLVVRSLLVPGLVHDVGRRSWWPWQSRVPAD; from the coding sequence GTGACCCACGCCGCCGGCCCGACCGCCCCCCGCGCCAACCGCGGCCGCGGCGTCCTGCGCGGGCTCCTCCTGGTCGCCGTCCTCGGCCTGTGGCTGGTCGTCGGCTACCTCGGCGGCACGGCCCAGGGCACGCTGTCGCAGGTCCAGGAGAACGACCAGGCCGCCTTCCTGCCCGCCAGCGCCGAGTCCACCCTCGCCGCCGAGGCTGCCCGGGAGTTCGAGGACGGGCAGAGCCTGCCGGTCCTCGTCGTGATGACCTCGAGGGCCGGGGCCCTCACCGCGGAGCAGGTGGCCGCGGCCCAGGCGTTCGCCGAGGAGGTGCCGGGCCTGCCGCTGCCGGACGGGGGTGACCTCGAGGACGCCCTCGCCGGTCCGGTCGTCGCCGTGCCCGCCGAGGACGGCGAGGCGGTGCTCGTCCCCGTCGCCCTCGACGCCGAGGTCGCCAACGAGGCCGTCGGCCCCGACGAGGAGCGCCTCGTCAACGTCACGGTCGACGCCCTGCGCGAGCTGGCGGCCGGCGAGCTCGCCGACGCCGGCCTCGAGGCGTGGGTGACGGGCCCGGGCGGGTACGTCGCCGACCTCGTCGAGGCCTTCGCCGGCATCGACGGGATCCTCCTGCTCGTCGCGCTCGCCGTCGTCCTCGTCATCCTCGTCGTCGTCTACCGGTCCCCGGTCCTGCCGCTGACGGTGCTGCTCACCGCCGTCTTCGCCCTCTGCCTGGCGGCGCTGGTCGTCAAGCCGCTCGCCGGCGGCGGCGTCCTCGCCCTCAACGGCCAGAGCCAGGGGATCCTGTCGATCCTCGTCGTCGGCGCGACCACCGACTACTCCCTGCTGCTCGTCGCCCGCTACCGGGAGGAGCTCGGCCGGCACGAGCGCCCCGCCGCCGCGATGCGGGCCGCGTGGCGGGCCTCGCTCGAGCCGGTCCTGGCCAGCGCGGGCACCGTCGTCGCCGGCCTGCTGTGCCTGCTGCTGTCCGACCTCGGCTCCAACGCCAGCCTCGGCCCGGTCGCGGCCATCGGCATCGTGTCCTCGGTGCTCGCCGCGCTCACGCTGCTGCCGGCGCTCCTCCTCGCCGCCGGCCGCCGGTCCCGCGCGGTGTTCTGGCCGCGGATCCCGCGCCTCCCGCGGCACGCCGCGGACCCGGGCGAGGCGCCCCGCCGCGCGGGCCTGTGGGCGCGGGTGGCCCGGTTCGTCAGCGCCCACGCCCGGCCGGTCTGGGCGGTGACCGCCGTCGTCCTCCTCCTCGGCGCGGCGTTCGTGCCGACCCTGCGGGCGGAAGGCACGGGGGAGTCGGAGGTCTTCCTCAGCGACGTCGAGGCGGTGGCGGGGGAGGAGGTGCTCGCCGAGCACTTCGACGCCGGGCAGGTCCAGCCGGTCACGGTCGTCGTCGCCGAGGACCGGGCCGAGGAGGTCCTGGTGGCCGTCCGGGCTCTCGACGGCGTCGCGGGCGCCGAGGTCGTCGTCGAGGGTGCCGGCGGGGCCGGTGCGGGGATCGGCGGTCCGCCGGGCGGCGGGCAGCCCGGCGAGCAGGCCGACGGCGGGCAGCCGGGCGGCGGGCCCGACGGCGGGCAGACCGAGCCGGTCGTCGTCGACGGGCGGGTGCTCGTCGAGGTCACCACGGACGCCGGCGCCGAGACGCAGGAGGCGGTCCAGGCGGTGCGGGACGTGCGCGCCGCCGTGCACGACGTCGACCCGGACGCCCTGGTCGGCGGGGCCGCCGCCGAGCGGCTGGACACGCAGGAGACCGCGGCGCGGGACCTGCGCACGATCATCCCGGTCGTCCTCGCCGTCATCTTCGTGCTGCTCGTGCTCCTGCTGCGCGCGGTCGTCGCGCCGCTGATCCTCCTGCTGGCCAACGTGCTGTCCTTCGCCGCCACGATGGGGCTGTCCGCGGTCGTGTTCAACCACGTCGCGGGCTTCCCCGGCGCCGACCCCACCGTGCCGCTGTACGGGTTCGTCTTCCTCGTCGCCCTGGGCATCGACTACTCGATCTTCCTCATGACGCGGGTCCGCGAGGAGTCGCTCGTCCACGGCACGCACGACGGCGTCCGGCGCGGCCTGGCGGTGACCGGCGGGGTCATCACCTCGGCGGGCCTGGTGCTCGCGGCGACCTTCAGCGCGCTCGCGGTCATCCCGCTGCTCTTCCTGGCCCAGCTCGCGTTCATCGTCGCGGCCGGCGTCCTCATCGACACCCTCGTCGTCCGCAGCCTGCTGGTGCCGGGCCTCGTGCACGACGTCGGCCGCCGGTCCTGGTGGCCGTGGCAGTCCCGGGTGCCGGCCGACTGA
- a CDS encoding MarR family winged helix-turn-helix transcriptional regulator, whose amino-acid sequence MRQDEVPGGPSVPGGRDPRSPGAWPAPGDATATPPESWPTGRLLSAAARRVERRWDAYLERWSLTHASLPVLAVLAGGPRSQRELAADLRVTEQTTSRMLAGLERTGYVARQRHAADRRRHVVALTDAGRAALAELDDPRAVEAVLGSALDAAEAEQLRGLLLRLVERGD is encoded by the coding sequence GTGAGGCAGGACGAGGTGCCGGGCGGCCCGAGCGTCCCGGGCGGTCGGGATCCTCGAAGTCCGGGGGCGTGGCCGGCGCCCGGCGACGCGACCGCGACGCCGCCGGAGAGCTGGCCGACCGGCCGGCTGCTCTCCGCCGCCGCCCGGCGGGTCGAGCGACGGTGGGACGCCTACCTCGAGCGGTGGTCGCTGACCCACGCCTCCCTCCCGGTGCTCGCGGTCCTCGCCGGCGGCCCCCGGTCCCAGCGCGAGCTCGCGGCCGACCTGCGGGTGACCGAGCAGACGACGAGCCGGATGCTCGCCGGGCTGGAGCGCACCGGGTACGTCGCGCGGCAGCGGCACGCCGCCGACCGGCGCCGGCACGTCGTCGCCCTCACCGACGCCGGCCGCGCGGCCCTCGCCGAGCTCGACGACCCCCGGGCCGTCGAGGCGGTGCTCGGCAGCGCGCTCGACGCCGCCGAGGCCGAGCAGCTGCGCGGCCTGCTGCTGCGGCTCGTCGAGCGCGGAGACTGA
- a CDS encoding spore germination protein GerW family protein, which yields MEHPGGASVDMVTGAAKDVLTVRRVFGEPYTSGDTTVIPVAKVMGGSGMGFGGGEGPSDQESGEGGGGGFGVRARPVGAYVVRGGEVHWRPSVDVNRLATGGQLVLAIAVLAWALRRR from the coding sequence ATGGAGCACCCAGGCGGCGCGAGCGTGGACATGGTCACCGGGGCGGCGAAGGACGTCCTCACCGTCCGCCGGGTCTTCGGCGAGCCGTACACCAGCGGGGACACGACGGTCATCCCCGTCGCGAAGGTGATGGGCGGCTCCGGCATGGGGTTCGGCGGCGGCGAGGGGCCCTCGGACCAGGAGTCCGGCGAGGGGGGCGGCGGCGGCTTCGGCGTGCGCGCCAGGCCCGTGGGCGCGTACGTCGTCCGCGGGGGCGAGGTGCACTGGCGGCCGTCGGTCGACGTCAACCGGCTGGCCACCGGCGGGCAACTCGTCCTGGCGATCGCCGTCCTCGCCTGGGCGCTGCGCCGTCGCTGA
- a CDS encoding type II toxin-antitoxin system Phd/YefM family antitoxin, which yields METVSSTEARTHFSRLLDDVARGHSFTITRHGRRVARLVPADDRVEDTASVIEELRAARRGVTLSGSVRDLVDAGRR from the coding sequence ATGGAGACAGTTAGCTCCACCGAGGCGCGGACGCACTTCTCGCGGCTCCTCGACGACGTCGCTCGCGGTCACTCCTTCACGATCACCAGGCACGGCCGCCGGGTGGCCCGCCTGGTGCCCGCCGATGACCGGGTGGAGGACACCGCCAGCGTCATCGAGGAGTTACGTGCGGCGCGCAGGGGCGTCACCCTGTCGGGATCAGTCCGCGACCTCGTCGACGCCGGTCGGCGCTGA
- a CDS encoding DUF1697 domain-containing protein, translated as MHRYAALLRGIAPSNPNMTNDKLRGVFEGLGLEDVGSVLASGNIVFSSPATDVPVLERRVQRALAEELGIPGGTIIRAHTELRALLDSDPFPGLTHGRGTYLTATFLKDGATAPVRLPEQPDPLTRVVGYNPAARVFLAVIDNSDPGRTPDFMSWLDRTYGKDITTRTWLTVQRIVKKLEG; from the coding sequence ATGCACCGGTACGCGGCGCTCCTGCGCGGGATCGCGCCGAGCAACCCGAACATGACCAACGACAAGCTGCGCGGGGTGTTCGAGGGGCTCGGCCTGGAGGACGTGGGCTCGGTCCTGGCGAGCGGCAACATCGTCTTCAGCAGCCCCGCGACCGACGTGCCCGTCCTCGAGCGGCGGGTCCAGCGGGCGCTCGCCGAGGAGCTCGGCATCCCCGGCGGCACGATCATCCGCGCGCATACCGAGCTGCGCGCCCTCCTGGACAGCGACCCCTTCCCGGGGCTGACGCACGGCCGCGGCACCTACCTCACCGCGACGTTCCTCAAGGACGGCGCCACCGCCCCGGTGCGGCTGCCGGAGCAGCCGGACCCGTTGACGCGGGTCGTCGGCTACAACCCGGCGGCCCGCGTCTTCCTCGCGGTCATCGACAACAGCGACCCCGGCAGAACCCCGGACTTCATGTCCTGGCTGGACCGGACCTACGGCAAGGACATCACCACCCGGACCTGGCTCACGGTCCAGCGGATCGTCAAGAAACTCGAGGGCTGA
- a CDS encoding carbohydrate ABC transporter permease, translating to MSDQQGLSLEGNAATAAAERAAGTAPERRYRKDRRGGTSWPLTVIMVLLTVSVFFPLYYVVVTALKTPEQLTGAGLGLPDPFAWGNFAEAARLTNYPRAALNTAVVTVLAVALTLVSNSMVAYAISRNMDKPFFKALYYYFVAALFVPFPIIMLPLVKQTSTLGLSNQVGLVLLYVVYGLAFNIFVYVRYLKSIPRELEEAALTDGASVWTTFWRIIFPLLGPMNATVGILTCMWAWNDFLLPLVILGNPESYTLQLVQYVFQGQFSTDYTLAFASYLMAMAPLVIVYIFAQRWVISGVMRGSGK from the coding sequence ATGTCCGACCAGCAGGGACTGTCCCTCGAGGGGAACGCGGCGACGGCGGCCGCGGAGCGTGCGGCGGGCACGGCGCCGGAGCGGCGCTACCGCAAGGACCGGCGGGGCGGGACCAGCTGGCCGCTCACGGTGATCATGGTCCTGCTGACGGTGAGCGTGTTCTTCCCCCTGTACTACGTCGTCGTCACCGCACTGAAGACCCCCGAGCAGCTCACCGGCGCCGGCCTGGGGCTGCCGGACCCGTTCGCCTGGGGCAACTTCGCCGAGGCGGCCCGGCTGACGAACTACCCGCGGGCGGCGCTGAACACCGCCGTCGTGACCGTCCTCGCCGTCGCGCTGACGCTGGTGTCCAACTCGATGGTCGCCTACGCGATCTCCCGGAACATGGACAAGCCGTTCTTCAAGGCCCTGTACTACTACTTCGTGGCGGCGCTGTTCGTGCCCTTCCCGATCATCATGCTGCCGCTGGTCAAGCAGACCTCGACGCTCGGGCTGTCCAACCAGGTGGGTCTCGTCCTGCTGTACGTCGTCTACGGGCTGGCGTTCAACATCTTCGTCTACGTGCGCTACCTCAAGTCCATCCCGCGCGAGCTGGAGGAGGCGGCGCTGACCGACGGGGCGAGCGTGTGGACGACGTTCTGGCGGATCATCTTCCCGCTGCTCGGGCCGATGAACGCCACCGTCGGGATCCTCACGTGCATGTGGGCGTGGAACGACTTCCTGCTGCCGCTGGTCATCCTTGGCAACCCGGAGAGCTATACGCTCCAGCTGGTCCAGTACGTCTTCCAGGGGCAGTTCAGCACCGACTACACGCTCGCGTTCGCGTCCTACCTGATGGCGATGGCGCCGCTCGTGATCGTGTACATCTTCGCCCAGCGGTGGGTCATCTCCGGGGTCATGCGCGGCTCCGGCAAGTGA